Proteins encoded together in one Formosa sp. Hel3_A1_48 window:
- the rho gene encoding transcription termination factor Rho: MFEISQLKEKKLPELQEIAKDLKVAKFRSLKKLDLIYQILDVQAATPNAEPKADQNQPQKPRRERVNKPAHNKPNNNDRTQDRNSKNNPQNNSSNDNAKTPAKEQQNKPKQQKQQKHNNGQNHKNNNNHQRKENNGNKDNRNRYKEPDFEFDAIIESEGVLDVMSDGYGFLRSSDYNYLSSPDDIYVSQSQIRLFGLKNGDTVLGHVRPPKEGEKYFPLIKVSKINGLDPQVVRDRVAFEHLTPLFPQEKFNIAEKQSTISTRIMDLFSPIGKGQRGMIVSQPKTGKTMLLKDVANAIAANHPEVYQMILLIDERPEEVTDMQRNVQGEVIASTFDKEAHEHVKIANIVLEKAKRLVECGYDVVILLDSITRLARAYNTVQPASGKILSGGVDANALHKPKRFFGAARKIENGGSLSIIATALTETGSKMDEVIFEEFKGTGNMELQLDRKISNRRIFPAIDLTSSSTRRDDLLLDEKTVQRMWVMRKYLADMNPVEAMEFINDRFKQTRNNEEFLISMNG; the protein is encoded by the coding sequence ACAAGAAATTGCAAAGGATTTAAAAGTTGCCAAATTTAGAAGTTTAAAAAAATTAGACTTGATTTATCAAATTTTAGACGTTCAGGCTGCCACGCCGAATGCTGAGCCCAAAGCAGATCAAAATCAACCACAAAAACCAAGACGAGAACGCGTCAATAAACCTGCTCATAACAAGCCAAACAACAACGATCGAACTCAAGACCGCAACTCAAAAAACAACCCCCAAAACAACTCGTCCAACGACAACGCAAAAACCCCAGCTAAAGAACAGCAAAATAAGCCAAAACAGCAAAAGCAACAAAAACATAACAACGGACAAAACCATAAAAACAACAACAACCATCAGCGAAAAGAAAATAATGGCAATAAGGACAACAGAAACCGTTATAAAGAACCCGATTTTGAATTTGATGCGATTATAGAAAGTGAAGGCGTTTTGGACGTAATGTCTGATGGCTATGGCTTTTTAAGATCTTCAGACTACAACTACTTATCTTCTCCTGATGATATTTATGTTTCACAATCTCAAATTCGCCTATTTGGACTGAAAAATGGAGATACTGTATTGGGGCATGTACGTCCACCAAAAGAAGGTGAAAAATATTTTCCACTGATTAAGGTGAGCAAAATCAACGGATTAGATCCACAGGTGGTCAGAGACCGTGTGGCTTTTGAACACTTAACACCACTTTTTCCACAAGAAAAATTCAATATTGCTGAAAAACAAAGCACCATTTCTACACGAATTATGGATTTGTTTTCCCCTATTGGAAAAGGACAACGTGGTATGATTGTATCGCAGCCAAAAACAGGTAAAACCATGCTTTTGAAAGATGTAGCGAATGCTATTGCCGCCAACCATCCTGAAGTGTACCAAATGATTCTTCTTATTGATGAACGTCCTGAAGAAGTTACAGATATGCAACGTAATGTTCAAGGGGAAGTAATTGCTTCTACTTTTGACAAAGAAGCCCACGAACACGTAAAAATCGCCAATATTGTTTTGGAAAAAGCAAAACGTTTAGTAGAATGTGGCTATGATGTAGTGATTCTTCTCGATTCCATTACACGATTGGCCCGTGCCTACAATACGGTACAACCGGCCTCCGGAAAAATATTAAGTGGTGGTGTAGATGCCAATGCCTTGCACAAACCAAAACGCTTTTTTGGTGCAGCTAGGAAAATTGAAAATGGAGGTTCGCTTTCCATTATTGCTACCGCACTGACGGAAACAGGCTCTAAAATGGACGAAGTTATTTTTGAAGAATTTAAAGGAACAGGAAATATGGAGCTGCAGTTGGATCGTAAAATATCGAACCGCCGTATTTTCCCTGCCATTGATTTAACCTCATCAAGCACACGACGAGACGACTTATTACTAGATGAGAAAACCGTACAACGTATGTGGGTAATGCGCAAGTATTTGGCCGACATGAACCCTGTGGAAGCGATGGAATTTATTAATGATCGCTTTAAGCAAACCAGAAACAACGAAGAGTTTTTAATTTCCATGAATGGATAA
- the rpsT gene encoding 30S ribosomal protein S20, producing MANHKSALKRIRSNNAKRILNKYQHKTTRNAIKSLRELTNKKKAEKAFPSVASMIDKLAKRNIIHNNKAANLKSKLASHIAQL from the coding sequence ATGGCAAATCATAAGTCAGCATTAAAAAGAATTAGAAGCAACAACGCCAAGCGTATTCTGAACAAGTATCAGCATAAAACTACACGTAATGCGATCAAAAGTTTACGTGAACTAACTAACAAGAAGAAAGCTGAAAAAGCGTTTCCTTCTGTGGCTTCTATGATTGACAAGCTAGCTAAAAGAAACATTATTCACAACAACAAAGCGGCAAATTTGAAATCTAAATTAGCCAGCCATATTGCGCAGTTGTAA
- the proS gene encoding proline--tRNA ligase — MPKNLTKRAEDYSKWYNELVVKADLAENSAVRGCMVIKPYGYAIWEKMQAELDRMFKETGHQNAYFPLFVPKSLFEAEEKNAEGFAKECAVVTHYRLQNDPENPGKLRVDPKAKLEEELVVRPTSEAVIWNTYKGWIQSYRDLPILINQWANVVRWEMRTRLFLRTAEFLWQEGHTAHATKQEALDEAKQMNQVYADFVQNFMAIPVIQGTKTESERFAGAEETYCIEALMQDGKALQAGTSHFLGQNFAKAFDVKFMTSSGDQDHVWATSWGVSTRLMGALIMTHSDDQGLVLPPNLAPYQVVIVPIYKSEEQLDAISTVAQDIMNTLRSVNISVKYDDRTTQRPGAKFAQHELQGVPLRIAIGPKDLEKGTVEVARRDTLSKTTYPLDGLSKEIKNLLTEIQQSLYKRAFDFRDTHITEVDSFEDFKKVLEDKGGFISAHWDGTAETEQKIKELTKATIRCIPYDSIEEVGACVFSGAASKGRVLFAKAY, encoded by the coding sequence ATGCCTAAAAACCTTACAAAAAGAGCTGAAGATTACTCCAAATGGTACAACGAATTGGTTGTTAAAGCCGACTTAGCAGAAAATTCAGCCGTACGGGGTTGTATGGTCATCAAACCTTATGGCTATGCGATTTGGGAAAAAATGCAAGCCGAACTCGACCGTATGTTTAAAGAAACTGGCCATCAGAATGCATACTTTCCATTATTTGTTCCCAAAAGTTTGTTTGAAGCCGAAGAAAAAAATGCTGAAGGTTTTGCTAAAGAGTGTGCTGTGGTTACCCATTATCGTTTGCAAAATGATCCTGAAAACCCGGGTAAACTTCGTGTCGATCCCAAAGCAAAACTTGAAGAAGAACTGGTGGTGAGGCCCACAAGTGAGGCCGTAATTTGGAATACGTATAAAGGGTGGATCCAGTCTTACAGAGATTTACCAATATTAATCAATCAGTGGGCTAATGTAGTGCGTTGGGAGATGCGTACACGTCTGTTTTTGCGTACCGCCGAATTTTTATGGCAAGAAGGCCACACGGCTCATGCTACCAAACAAGAAGCACTAGACGAGGCCAAACAAATGAATCAAGTCTATGCCGATTTTGTTCAAAATTTCATGGCCATCCCTGTTATCCAAGGAACAAAAACAGAGAGCGAACGTTTTGCAGGTGCAGAAGAAACCTATTGTATTGAAGCACTTATGCAAGATGGAAAGGCACTGCAAGCTGGAACATCACATTTTCTTGGGCAAAATTTTGCTAAAGCATTTGATGTAAAATTCATGACCAGTTCTGGCGATCAAGATCATGTTTGGGCCACTTCTTGGGGTGTTTCAACACGACTAATGGGCGCACTTATCATGACCCATAGCGACGATCAAGGATTGGTACTTCCACCAAATTTAGCACCTTATCAGGTGGTGATTGTACCCATTTATAAAAGTGAGGAACAATTAGATGCTATAAGCACTGTTGCTCAGGATATTATGAATACACTTCGCAGTGTAAACATCAGTGTGAAATATGACGATAGAACCACCCAACGTCCTGGCGCTAAATTTGCACAACACGAATTGCAAGGTGTGCCTTTGCGTATTGCTATTGGACCAAAAGATTTAGAAAAAGGCACTGTAGAAGTCGCACGGCGTGACACTCTTTCAAAAACGACTTATCCTTTAGACGGACTGTCCAAAGAAATTAAAAATTTACTCACAGAAATCCAGCAGTCTTTATACAAAAGAGCTTTTGATTTTAGGGATACACACATTACAGAAGTCGATAGTTTTGAAGATTTTAAAAAGGTTTTGGAAGACAAAGGCGGATTTATTTCAGCACATTGGGATGGTACTGCAGAAACTGAGCAAAAAATCAAGGAATTGACCAAAGCCACCATACGTTGTATTCCTTATGATTCAATCGAGGAAGTTGGAGCATGTGTGTTTTCTGGTGCTGCTTCAAAAGGGCGTGTTTTATTTGCAAAAGCGTATTAA
- a CDS encoding OmpP1/FadL family transporter codes for MKTLLISFFGLISFGCIHAQDLTDALRYSSGETQGTARFKALSGAFGALGGDISGVSLNPAGAAIFSRSQGALSVANSSVSNDTEFGGSLNNRTNNNFDLHQIGAAFVFENNNSMWNKFVVSLFYEQLQDYNARFFAAGSTNNSIASYFLENANGLNLENISAFPGESTTDAYGSIGSSFGYRHQQAFLGYDSFILEPVSGDDDNTAYTSNIAQGNFNQEYDHLTQGYNGKFSANLAMQYNKSISLGLNINSHFIDFRKSTYLFEENTNDGSTINEVNFENELYTTGEGFSLQLGTIVKLTDDIRVGLSYATPTWLTLREETTQYLSTFDDEASQGYVVNPSIVNIFPEYNLKTPGKLIGSIAYVLGNSGLISFDYSRKNYANTSFNSNDNSLDNALNSDIINTFRAANSYKIGAELRQKNFSFRGGYRLEESPYKDTSIAGDLKGFSLGLGYSFGNSKVDLAYENIKQKTMQQLYQNGSLDAASINNKNSIVTLTLSLDL; via the coding sequence ATGAAAACACTACTTATTTCTTTTTTTGGCCTAATCTCATTTGGCTGTATTCATGCGCAAGATTTAACTGATGCCCTCAGATACTCTAGTGGCGAAACTCAGGGCACTGCTCGATTTAAGGCCCTTAGTGGAGCATTTGGTGCATTGGGAGGCGATATTTCTGGGGTAAGCCTTAACCCCGCTGGTGCAGCCATTTTCAGCAGAAGCCAAGGCGCTTTGTCTGTGGCTAATAGTTCTGTTTCTAATGATACCGAGTTCGGAGGCTCATTAAATAACCGAACAAATAATAATTTTGATTTACATCAAATTGGAGCTGCATTTGTTTTTGAAAATAACAATTCAATGTGGAATAAATTTGTTGTGAGCTTGTTCTATGAACAACTACAAGACTACAATGCACGTTTTTTTGCTGCGGGTTCTACAAACAACTCTATTGCTAGTTATTTTTTAGAAAATGCTAATGGGTTGAATTTAGAAAATATTAGTGCATTTCCTGGTGAAAGTACAACTGATGCATATGGATCTATAGGATCAAGTTTTGGATACCGCCACCAACAAGCATTTTTAGGGTATGACAGTTTTATCCTTGAACCCGTTTCTGGCGATGATGATAATACTGCCTATACCTCAAATATTGCTCAGGGAAACTTTAATCAAGAGTACGACCATTTGACTCAGGGATACAATGGGAAATTTTCTGCAAATTTGGCCATGCAGTACAATAAATCTATATCATTAGGATTGAATATCAATTCTCATTTTATAGATTTTAGAAAAAGTACATATTTGTTTGAAGAAAATACAAACGATGGATCTACAATTAACGAAGTGAATTTTGAAAACGAACTTTACACAACAGGTGAGGGGTTTTCTTTACAGCTTGGTACCATTGTTAAATTAACCGACGATATCCGTGTTGGGCTAAGTTACGCCACCCCAACTTGGCTTACCCTTCGTGAGGAAACTACTCAATATTTATCGACTTTTGACGATGAGGCTAGTCAAGGGTATGTAGTAAACCCATCCATTGTTAATATATTTCCTGAGTACAATTTAAAAACACCTGGAAAACTTATTGGCAGTATTGCCTATGTCCTAGGCAATTCAGGTCTTATTAGTTTTGATTACAGCAGAAAAAATTATGCAAATACCAGTTTTAACTCCAATGATAATTCCTTAGACAACGCTTTAAATAGTGACATTATCAATACTTTTAGAGCAGCTAACTCATACAAAATCGGGGCTGAATTAAGACAGAAGAACTTTAGCTTTAGAGGAGGCTATCGTTTAGAAGAAAGTCCCTACAAGGATACATCCATAGCAGGAGACTTAAAAGGATTTTCATTGGGATTAGGATATAGCTTTGGAAATTCTAAAGTAGATTTAGCTTATGAAAACATAAAACAAAAAACAATGCAACAACTTTACCAAAACGGTTCACTTGATGCAGCTTCAATCAACAATAAAAACTCCATCGTAACACTTACTTTAAGTTTGGACTTATAA
- a CDS encoding T9SS type B sorting domain-containing protein, with product MKKGVLLVLLMIFCAHVSAQRSCGTEDYMNEMMKDPVYAKQWAKDQEKLQNELARRANLGRSSFAMNEIVIPVAVHFPEGSEADRTCLEDLAQNQIDILNADFTATNLDANLWVDAVATGNYPGIIHGAANIKFCIATSNHPANTDDDLIEGGPAVSIGYNFGGGTSTDPLWGGYLNFLVKTLGGGTLGFSPKPGNITAGQSVTINTFAFGSGAGCPGFEPGAPYNLGRTTTHELGHFFDLSHVWGDGPCSADDDVADTPLQDAANGGCPAPAQFPACNPGEFELSMNYMDYTDDACMYMFSQGQIDVVDAYVAGVLQPQFKPNTVPICVETPEYTMTDGLINTCNGIFYDSGGADADYSNGENEVTFTICPENPGQVIQLDFTSFSTQLNLDILTIYNADNADDPTTIIQEYSGTDPADSPGLVAAMTTNASGCLTLVFTSNGFGVESGWQANISCQDPPTACQTVLAQLDSAFPEPNAEGYILVCPGEEITLSGSGTFSEPGGGDGATYQWDTGDGTLIDGQTATFSYDTPGVYLANLNIWDTNTSILPEGCKNTNLINQIIQVSTTPDFTATVPDQDPLCFGATTSITAVVTPTTFNNECTEAVSEETFLPDGNGDLYTTCITVSCFQSDQVIEDITDLIDICLNIEHSYVGDLEISLISPDGVEVTLLDYYGFGFGQFLGGANDDGSNQPGVGADYCFSMAGNETLINGDLIIAGNPPRQSITPGLYLPEDSFQNLIGSPLNGNWCIEVVDNLAVDNGYIFSWVLNFDPALNPANLSFTPQIISGSWADDPSIAETNGDTITIAPPTEGQYCYTYTVVDDFDCEYTHEVCVDVLPEIIFDVPSNLFVCDSPAPPYVFDLSQNEATMLASNPNPEDYVVTFHNDITAAENDTGAIMDTTAYSGTVNEEIFVRFEYLDSNCFVIESFQLKLIDLPQIFAAQDIVKCDDLSNDGVEFFDLDERTSSILGTQLATDYEVTYHIDLASAEAGTANLTSPYLSTSDAQGIYVRVQPVGGGGCFIVSPDPLFYLIVTNKATAVAPENLSKCDSSGTGALEATFDLEQQTATILGALQDPSTFTVTYHSDPTDAESGDSPLVSPLTTTSRTIYVRVEEDGLPDCYETTQFDITVYPNPEVTDQSATVCSASTVGLTLADDVDGPSVVSYDLTSITPEAGLAADASNAVLGTNLASDAIASDVWTNTTATPLDVVYSFTPVSSDNCTGAAFTVTVTVNPLPVPAPAFIDSKCDDDTDGLQTFDMSGVAAQVIGAQTDMVVSYHLTLTDAENNTAALGDNITTTTPNLQTIHIRLENTLTNCYATSTIDLVVDPLPEIDLEGNYVICSDATGGGLDYVVVDPGLSPATYNFIWRDELGDVLSTDSTYTVDQGGIYSLEVSFASTAAGCSAPLEIFTVSESGAPAVAVDVVTEAFADTHVVVATAVGTGIYEFSLDQGPWLDSGTFIGVDPGDHTVYVRDVNGCGVTAKMIYIVDYPKYFTPNGDGYHDTWNIDALSSQLGSKIYIFDRYGKLLKQITPAGEGWDGTYNGQQMPTTDYWFMLEYNDLNTGVPKQLRAHFSLKR from the coding sequence ATGAAAAAGGGAGTATTACTAGTATTACTTATGATTTTCTGTGCTCATGTTTCAGCGCAACGGAGCTGTGGAACAGAAGATTACATGAACGAAATGATGAAAGACCCCGTATATGCTAAGCAATGGGCCAAAGATCAAGAAAAACTACAAAATGAGTTAGCTAGAAGAGCAAACTTGGGACGAAGTTCATTTGCAATGAACGAAATTGTAATTCCTGTAGCAGTTCATTTTCCTGAGGGATCAGAAGCAGACCGCACATGTCTCGAGGATTTAGCTCAAAACCAAATTGACATACTTAATGCCGATTTTACAGCTACCAATTTAGATGCGAATCTTTGGGTTGACGCAGTTGCCACTGGTAATTATCCTGGAATAATTCACGGAGCTGCTAATATAAAATTTTGTATTGCTACTTCCAATCATCCTGCCAACACAGATGATGACTTGATAGAAGGAGGTCCAGCGGTTTCCATTGGATATAATTTTGGTGGTGGGACTTCCACTGATCCACTTTGGGGTGGATATTTAAATTTTTTAGTCAAAACTCTTGGTGGAGGGACATTAGGGTTTTCGCCAAAACCAGGAAATATTACTGCTGGTCAATCTGTTACAATTAATACTTTTGCTTTTGGTTCTGGGGCTGGTTGTCCGGGGTTTGAACCTGGTGCGCCGTATAATCTTGGACGGACAACAACCCATGAGCTTGGACATTTTTTTGATTTAAGTCATGTTTGGGGAGATGGACCTTGCAGCGCTGATGATGATGTTGCTGACACGCCTTTACAAGATGCCGCTAATGGTGGGTGTCCAGCTCCTGCTCAATTTCCAGCATGTAACCCTGGTGAATTTGAGCTTTCGATGAATTACATGGATTACACAGATGATGCCTGTATGTATATGTTTTCACAAGGGCAAATTGATGTTGTGGATGCTTATGTTGCAGGAGTTCTACAACCACAATTTAAGCCGAATACGGTCCCAATTTGTGTAGAAACCCCCGAATATACCATGACTGATGGACTTATAAATACATGTAATGGTATTTTCTATGATTCTGGTGGTGCGGATGCTGATTACTCCAATGGTGAGAACGAGGTAACGTTTACTATTTGTCCCGAAAACCCAGGTCAAGTCATTCAATTGGACTTTACTAGCTTTAGTACACAGCTTAACTTAGATATTCTCACTATCTATAACGCTGATAATGCAGATGATCCTACAACAATTATACAAGAATATTCAGGTACTGATCCCGCAGATAGTCCAGGCCTCGTTGCTGCTATGACAACAAATGCTTCTGGGTGTCTGACTTTGGTGTTTACTAGTAACGGATTTGGCGTGGAGTCTGGTTGGCAAGCCAATATTTCTTGTCAAGATCCACCAACAGCATGTCAAACCGTTTTAGCACAATTAGACTCAGCATTTCCAGAGCCCAATGCTGAGGGTTACATCCTTGTCTGTCCTGGAGAAGAAATTACGTTAAGCGGGAGTGGTACTTTCTCAGAACCAGGAGGAGGTGATGGGGCTACATACCAATGGGATACAGGTGATGGTACACTGATTGATGGACAAACAGCAACTTTCTCCTATGATACTCCAGGAGTCTATTTAGCTAACTTGAACATCTGGGATACCAATACCAGTATTTTACCTGAAGGCTGCAAAAACACAAACTTGATTAATCAAATTATTCAGGTCAGTACAACACCTGATTTTACTGCAACTGTTCCTGATCAAGATCCATTATGTTTTGGTGCTACAACTTCCATAACAGCTGTGGTAACACCAACCACATTCAATAATGAATGTACTGAGGCAGTTAGTGAAGAGACTTTCTTACCTGATGGAAATGGAGATCTATACACTACTTGTATTACGGTTAGTTGCTTTCAGTCAGACCAAGTAATAGAAGATATTACAGATCTTATCGATATTTGTTTGAACATTGAACATTCTTATGTTGGAGATTTAGAAATTTCATTAATCAGTCCTGATGGTGTGGAAGTTACTTTACTTGATTATTACGGTTTTGGCTTTGGACAATTTTTAGGTGGGGCGAATGATGATGGTTCTAACCAGCCAGGAGTTGGAGCTGATTATTGTTTTTCAATGGCAGGTAATGAAACACTGATCAATGGCGATTTAATCATTGCTGGTAATCCACCACGTCAGTCAATTACACCAGGGTTGTATTTACCTGAAGATTCTTTTCAAAATTTAATAGGAAGTCCTTTAAACGGTAATTGGTGTATAGAGGTAGTAGATAATTTAGCTGTTGATAATGGTTATATTTTCTCATGGGTATTGAATTTTGATCCTGCCCTAAACCCAGCAAATCTTTCATTTACACCACAAATTATTTCGGGCTCATGGGCAGATGACCCTAGCATTGCAGAAACTAACGGCGATACCATTACCATAGCCCCTCCAACCGAAGGGCAATACTGTTACACCTACACGGTAGTTGATGATTTTGACTGTGAATACACACATGAGGTTTGTGTAGATGTTTTGCCAGAAATTATTTTTGATGTTCCCAGCAATCTTTTTGTATGTGATTCCCCTGCACCACCATACGTTTTTGACCTGTCTCAAAACGAAGCCACTATGCTTGCATCTAATCCCAATCCAGAGGATTATGTAGTGACTTTTCATAACGATATAACGGCTGCAGAAAACGATACTGGGGCAATTATGGATACCACAGCATACTCTGGTACAGTTAATGAAGAAATTTTTGTCCGCTTCGAGTATTTAGATTCCAATTGTTTTGTAATAGAATCATTTCAACTAAAACTTATCGATTTGCCTCAGATTTTTGCGGCACAAGACATAGTGAAATGTGATGATTTGTCTAATGATGGTGTTGAATTTTTTGATTTAGATGAGCGAACATCATCAATCTTAGGAACACAATTAGCAACAGATTACGAAGTAACTTATCATATAGATTTAGCATCTGCTGAAGCGGGGACAGCTAATCTGACAAGTCCATATCTTAGCACTTCTGATGCGCAAGGTATATATGTGCGTGTTCAACCTGTGGGAGGTGGCGGCTGCTTCATAGTCAGTCCTGATCCTTTGTTTTATTTGATTGTAACTAATAAAGCTACTGCCGTAGCCCCAGAAAATCTTTCTAAATGTGATTCTAGCGGTACAGGCGCATTGGAGGCCACATTTGATTTAGAACAACAAACGGCAACTATTTTAGGGGCTCTTCAGGATCCATCAACGTTTACAGTAACCTATCATTCTGACCCTACAGATGCCGAATCGGGGGATAGTCCTCTTGTTAGTCCATTAACTACAACTTCAAGAACGATCTATGTTCGAGTTGAAGAGGATGGATTGCCTGATTGTTATGAAACTACACAATTTGATATTACTGTGTATCCTAATCCAGAGGTCACAGACCAGAGTGCCACTGTTTGTAGCGCATCGACTGTAGGTCTTACTTTGGCTGATGATGTAGACGGACCATCTGTGGTGAGTTATGATCTTACGTCAATTACACCAGAGGCAGGATTAGCAGCAGATGCTTCAAACGCGGTGTTGGGCACAAATTTAGCTTCAGATGCCATTGCATCGGATGTATGGACCAACACTACAGCTACACCATTGGATGTGGTTTATAGTTTTACGCCAGTATCATCGGACAATTGTACAGGCGCAGCCTTTACAGTCACTGTCACGGTCAATCCTTTACCAGTTCCAGCCCCAGCATTTATTGACTCTAAATGTGATGATGATACCGATGGTTTACAGACCTTTGATATGAGTGGAGTAGCTGCTCAGGTGATAGGGGCGCAGACGGATATGGTGGTGAGCTACCACCTTACACTAACAGATGCAGAGAACAACACAGCTGCCTTGGGGGATAACATCACCACAACGACACCAAACCTGCAAACGATCCACATACGATTGGAGAACACACTTACCAATTGTTATGCGACCAGTACCATAGATTTGGTGGTTGATCCTTTGCCTGAGATCGATTTGGAGGGCAATTATGTGATTTGTTCTGATGCTACAGGGGGCGGATTAGATTATGTTGTTGTTGATCCAGGGCTTTCACCAGCGACTTACAATTTTATATGGCGAGACGAACTTGGAGATGTACTCAGTACTGATTCAACCTACACGGTTGATCAGGGTGGTATTTACAGCTTAGAGGTCAGTTTTGCTTCAACAGCCGCAGGCTGCTCAGCACCTTTAGAGATTTTCACGGTTAGTGAGAGTGGAGCCCCAGCAGTGGCGGTAGATGTGGTGACTGAGGCTTTTGCAGACACACATGTGGTTGTCGCTACAGCTGTTGGGACAGGGATTTACGAGTTTAGTTTGGATCAGGGTCCATGGTTAGACAGCGGAACATTTATAGGGGTAGACCCCGGTGATCATACGGTTTACGTACGGGATGTGAATGGTTGTGGTGTAACAGCAAAGATGATTTATATTGTAGATTATCCAAAATATTTCACACCCAATGGCGATGGCTACCACGATACGTGGAATATAGATGCACTCTCAAGTCAATTAGGTTCAAAGATTTACATATTTGATCGCTATGGTAAGCTTTTAAAGCAAATCACTCCTGCAGGTGAAGGATGGGACGGCACATACAATGGCCAGCAGATGCCAACCACCGACTATTGGTTTATGTTGGAATACAATGATTTAAATACAGGCGTTCCTAAACAACTCAGAGCACACTTTAGTCTGAAGCGATAA
- the folE gene encoding GTP cyclohydrolase I FolE: MGIQINSSETDHIGDNHIGTSSETPIRVDAFKLNNEEKIELIEHDVKHIMETLGLDLRDDSLKGTPFRVAKMFVNEIFGGLNPKNKPKASTFQNKYNYGEMLVEKNITLYSTCEHHLLPIVGKAHVAYISNGTVVGLSKMNRIVDYYAKRPQVQERLTIQIVKELQSVLNTKDVACVIDAKHLCVNSRGIKDIESSTVTSEFGGQFKNKETRREFLDYIQLNTKF, encoded by the coding sequence ATGGGAATACAGATAAACTCAAGCGAAACTGATCACATCGGAGATAATCATATAGGAACATCGTCAGAAACGCCAATTCGTGTTGATGCTTTTAAATTAAATAATGAGGAAAAAATAGAGCTCATAGAACACGATGTCAAACACATCATGGAAACCTTAGGACTTGACCTAAGGGACGACAGTCTAAAAGGGACGCCATTTAGAGTGGCTAAAATGTTCGTGAACGAAATATTTGGTGGTTTAAACCCAAAGAATAAACCAAAAGCTTCAACATTTCAAAATAAATACAACTATGGCGAAATGCTGGTTGAAAAGAACATCACCCTGTACTCGACTTGCGAGCATCATCTACTGCCAATTGTTGGTAAAGCGCATGTTGCATATATTTCCAATGGAACAGTTGTTGGCCTTTCAAAGATGAACAGAATTGTCGATTACTATGCAAAAAGACCTCAAGTTCAAGAAAGGCTTACCATTCAAATAGTCAAGGAACTGCAAAGTGTCTTAAACACAAAAGATGTAGCCTGCGTTATCGACGCCAAACATTTATGTGTCAATTCTCGAGGAATAAAAGACATTGAAAGCAGCACTGTTACAAGTGAATTTGGAGGTCAATTTAAGAATAAAGAAACACGTAGAGAATTTTTGGATTACATCCAATTGAACACAAAATTTTAA